In the genome of Massilibacillus massiliensis, one region contains:
- a CDS encoding pirin family protein, with amino-acid sequence MNKLRNIRKVVTGQQTEDGAGVKLVRVIGHDDTKDFDPFLMLDAFDSLDPQDYIKGFPWHPHRGIETITYLIEGEIEHGDSLGNTDKILTGECQWMTAGSGILHQEMPKPSERMLGVQLWLNLPAKDKMVPPKYHGIRQADIPVIDEGERQIHILAGAYNGKHGALEGDYRKPLLLDVEIAPEAEWSLDIADNTTLFVYIFQGAGTFSNDKLISAKHAVLFDESGTFSVKASDQGIRLFLMAGEPLKESIAWGGPIVMNTQEELELAFQELREDKFIKKA; translated from the coding sequence ATGAATAAATTGAGAAATATTCGTAAAGTTGTGACAGGTCAACAAACAGAGGATGGCGCCGGCGTAAAATTGGTGAGAGTAATCGGGCACGATGATACGAAGGACTTTGATCCCTTTCTCATGTTAGATGCTTTTGATTCGTTAGATCCCCAAGACTATATCAAAGGTTTTCCGTGGCATCCGCACCGCGGTATTGAGACAATTACATATCTCATTGAAGGTGAGATTGAGCATGGAGACAGCCTCGGAAATACGGACAAGATTTTAACCGGAGAATGCCAGTGGATGACGGCTGGTTCTGGTATTCTTCATCAGGAGATGCCAAAACCGAGTGAAAGGATGCTTGGAGTTCAGCTCTGGCTGAATCTGCCGGCTAAAGATAAAATGGTGCCGCCCAAATATCATGGAATACGTCAAGCGGACATTCCGGTGATAGATGAAGGAGAGCGACAGATCCATATCCTTGCCGGAGCGTACAATGGAAAACATGGAGCTTTGGAAGGTGACTATCGTAAGCCGTTGCTGCTGGATGTAGAGATAGCACCTGAGGCAGAGTGGTCACTGGATATTGCAGATAATACAACGCTGTTTGTTTATATTTTTCAGGGAGCAGGAACCTTTAGCAACGATAAGTTAATTTCCGCTAAGCATGCTGTGCTATTTGACGAATCGGGTACATTCTCGGTCAAAGCTTCTGATCAAGGGATACGGCTTTTCCTGATGGCAGGAGAACCTTTAAAAGAATCTATTGCCTGGGGTGGCCCAATCGTTATGAATACGCAGGAAGAATTGGAACTTGCATTTCAGGAATTAAGGGAAGACAAATTTATTAAAAAGGCTTAA
- a CDS encoding YybH family protein, with translation MEQDLRKLIKKCDEAIKNEDFDTLINYYTDDAILVVKPGMIAKGKDEIKRAFIKIAKYFNNSIVPTQGEMVILEAGDTALVISQTILNADIKDSEFSMDRRATYVFKKRSNNQWLCAIDNSYGTELINN, from the coding sequence ATGGAGCAAGACTTAAGAAAACTTATAAAAAAGTGCGATGAGGCAATAAAGAATGAGGATTTTGACACTTTGATTAATTACTATACTGATGATGCAATTCTAGTTGTAAAGCCTGGCATGATTGCAAAGGGAAAAGATGAGATAAAAAGAGCATTTATTAAGATTGCAAAATACTTTAATAATAGCATTGTTCCGACGCAAGGAGAGATGGTTATTTTAGAAGCAGGGGATACTGCATTAGTTATTTCACAGACGATACTTAATGCAGATATAAAGGACTCTGAATTTTCAATGGATAGAAGGGCAACCTATGTGTTTAAGAAGCGTTCAAATAATCAATGGCTTTGTGCAATTGATAATTCTTATGGCACAGAATTAATTAATAATTAG